ATTTGGTTCACTATTCCCTCTCCCTGTCAGGGAGAGGGTGCCCGCAGGGCGGGTGAGGGTGAAAGGCCCGTAGCGGCGTGGTGCATTCGACCCTCACCCTCGCTTCGCTCGACCTCTCCCTGAAAGGGAGAGGTGAAAGCGGAAATGACCCTCACGAATAGCTCGACGGGAACTCCCCGATGTCCACGATGGCGCAGGCCACGCGCACGGGCAGGTCGAGCTCGCGCGCGTGGGCGATCACCTCTGGCGCGTCGGCGCCGGGATTGAGAAAGAGGTCCTTCGCCCCCGTTCCCGCGACATCGTCCAATGCCGCTACGCCGATCCTCGGTGGCAGATACCACGAAATCCGATCGACAGTGCCGGGCAGGTCCGTGAGGCCGGCGTAGACGCGAAGCCCCTCGATCTCTTTCTCATGTGTGTTTACCGGGAAGACGTCCCATCCGCGATTGAGATAAGCGCGGATGCACTTGTTGCCGAACTTGCTGCGATCTTTGGAAGCGCCAACGACGGCGATGCTGGGCATTGGATCAGGCCTCCGGCAGGCGCCGCCCGGAGAACTGGCGCATCAGGCGCTCGGTATCC
This portion of the Chrysiogenia bacterium genome encodes:
- a CDS encoding CoA-binding protein, yielding MPSIAVVGASKDRSKFGNKCIRAYLNRGWDVFPVNTHEKEIEGLRVYAGLTDLPGTVDRISWYLPPRIGVAALDDVAGTGAKDLFLNPGADAPEVIAHARELDLPVRVACAIVDIGEFPSSYS